The genomic DNA GAAGACGAGGAATGAGAAGCAGTTTTGAGAAGCTGCACTATACCAGGGATGAGTGTCTGATTGCAGAGGATGGTGAAACATGGGCCCTGGAAGAGGAGATGCTTTCAAGAAAttcagagacaaaagaaaagataaaatttagTAGTTGAGAAGGCAGCAGATTCAAGCATCTTGCCGCATAAAGGGAAGCAGCCTGCATAGGAAGACAGGGTGGAGCTCAGAAGTAGTGGAAGTTGATTATGATAATAACAGGATCCTGGCAtaggcagttaccaaaggaaaagccCTAGCTGAAAGGGAAATTAAACATCTTTTCAACAGTATCAGGAGAACATGGTGAAAGAGTGGGTCGTCTCCAGAGGTTATAAAACCATGGCTTCTTGAGGGAGCAAAAGCCAGGATCCCTTCAGAGTCTCTGCATTTGGAATAGAGCTGGCTGTGATGATGATGGTAATGTTGGTGGGGACTGGTTTACTGATTGAGCAGGAGAAAGATATTGATAAAACTCAGGATTTCCCCACCTAGTGTCCAGATTTGGAGAATGCTCTGAGATATGGGAAGAGGGGAAGCCCAGACCCAAGACCATATAACATGATCAATCCCTCCCGGAAACTATATTTTCTTTGCCCACCTACCCCCAAGTTGACATAACACATGAGATCCAAGCAATCTTTTTAATGTAGAACAGGCTTGAGTAGTGAGGGAACTcctgttcaagtgtgcatatgaTCTGATTAGGAGGAAACTGCAAAAAAACTacttcccttcctcttcccttccgttttccttttccttttctgcatGAGGTGGAGCCTTGTGGGCATCAGCTGGGGAGACCTAGGCCTCCTGTAGCAGGCTCTCAATGGCAGCATGAATGTCTCCACCTGTGTCCATGAGGACCTGCAGATTGGCCTCAAGATTAGCAAAACCCATGGCCTTCAGATGCTCCAGTTCTTGCTGGTAGAGGCCTTCAATGAGGGGGGATGAGAATGGTGCAGGTTGGATGAACTGGGAGCAGCCATTGGCCAGTGCATGGAGGAGCTGAAGAACAGCCCAGGTGGATTCCACTGGGTCTGTTCTGTGACCCTGTCCTCCACCCCTAGTTTCAGGGGTTCCTCTATCCCCATGTGGTCTACCTGGGCCCCATAAATAAGATCTCAGCCCAGGCACCTCCCTAGACAGTGTGTGCAGTCCCTTTTCTATCTGGATCAATGCCTGCAGTGCCCGTGGGTTGGTGAGGATGGGAAGTAGTGGCATATGGTATTGCCGGGGGCTGCCAGTTGCAAGCTGGTACAGCAGAGCTGGATTCTGCTGCAAGACATGCAAGGCTCTATGCAAGGCAGAGGGGGAGGGTCTCTGCTGACTGGTTAGAGTGGCTTTCCCTGTGGGCTCCTGGCTTTCCTGGGAGGGAAGATCCTGGCCTGGGGATAAGTCTGGCACACTGGTCCTACACCCTGAATTGGCCCAATTTGGGGCTGTGCCCTTGGCCTGGGCAGCACCTCCTGCACTGACCTCCTGTGCCAGTGGCCTGGTAGATACAGAGGCTGTAGAGATGGTGGTGTCAGTACTGCTGTGAGCATTGGCCTCCCTGCTCCAAGGTTCTGAACCTGGATTATGGCGTTTGGAGGCAACCAGTGGGGCCAGAGTGTAGAGCATGAGCTGCTGGATATCAAAGCAGACTGGACGCATAGCATTGTTACCACCTGGCACTGCCTTCAAGAGCTCGAGCCCGTGCTTGTCTGCCTGCAGGGGTTCCTGTTGCCGGGCTGGGTTCTGCAAGATTTCTCGAGGCTTAAGAGCTGGCTCAGGTTTCTTTCCTGGCCTTGAGGATTCAGAAACATGGCTAGCATTGGCTGTTTTCTCACTTGATAGGCCTTGAGCCATATCCAAGGACTGCACCACAGACTCAGGCACATCCATCAGTAGCTGAGCCAGCTGGCCAAGGAAGTCAGCCAGCTTAGATGAACTCTGGGCTAGCTGGCCCATTCTGGCTAGCATGCCAGCAGTCTCTGACGTGGAGGGTTCAGAACGATGGGTGCAATGGCCTGCAGGGCTTGGCAGGGTTCCTTTCAGATGGGTTCTCACCAGCAAGTGGACCGTAGTGCCATCAAGAATGCCACGCTGGCTTAGTTTGTCTTGATCCCGGAGGATCTTTCCAGTGTAGATCAGTACCAGTCGGTCAGCGTCACAGTTAAGGCGTTTGGAGATTTCTTTCTTAAAGTGGTGGACACTGCTATTTTCTGCCAGCATAAATTCGTGGCAGTCCCGTGGGGTCTCGACAGACACTCTAATGATGTGTGATGATAGCTCTCGGCCAGATACCAGCTGGCTGTCGCCTGCTTCTTCCCTAGCCCTTGCCATATTCCAAAAGAGGAATGTAGGGCCAGCTGAAGACCTGTAGAAGCCTAGATGTGACACTGAGCACACCTGGGCACAGGGCCCAGTGGGTCCAGTGATGTCCTCTTATCTACATCCTGCAGATGCCACTCCCAGTACAGCTGTGCAGCCACCGGTCCTCCATAGGGGCATCAGCAGCCCTTCTCCAGGCCAGCCTTAGGAGATATGGTGTCAGCAATGAGGTCACAGTTGAGAGGGACCTGAATGGGGGAAGGGCAGAGATCTCTACCACCTGTCTGAAGCTGGCTATCTACGATTTGATTTAAAcagtatagaaaaaaaattaaaatgttcctgtctagaaacatgTTTTGCACTAGCCTATTTGACTGTTGAAAATCATACCACTTAAGTTTGATAAATGACTGCTGCTGAGTACAAAAGGCTCTGTTTGAAGAACTGGCTTAGGAAATGATGATTCTAGTCACCTGTCTTCCACTAGATTACATAACCAGCCATGACCCAGTCAAGGCCACAAGTTACCTTGTCTATATTGCCAGTGCCTGAATGCCTCCTGCCCAGACCAGCTGATGGCCTTTCCCAGCCCAGGTATATGCTGTGCATCGGTGAGGGAGTCTTGTCCACATGTCCACTGAATTCTTCAGCACAAATCTCCTGGTTTATCCTTCCTGAGAAGCTGACCTCATTTGAAAGTTTCACAttgtacaaatattttataattttaaaatacaataaaatgatttattttttatttaatccaCTCATAATTTCCTAtttagaaaaaaagggaaatggactctcTAGAGTAAAATAGCTCTGGTTTaaatcccaccaccaccacttcaTAACCTTCACAAGTCATCTACCCTTTTAAGCCTTGCTTTTATCATCTATGAAATGATCATTTTTCGCAGATCTGTTTTGATGTTTCAAGACGATAGTTCATATAAAGTATTGTACTCCAAGGTACCTGGCAGAAagcaaacatttgttaaatattgAATATGCTATCAAATACTATAGTCCCTGCCAATCTTTGGCACACCCTGTGGTCAGACCTGGTGTGTCTGTCAAGGTTGACCAAATGCCAAGGAACATACTCCGCAACAGGTGATGGAGCCAACTCCAAATAGACTGGCTGGCAGGGGAAAAATGGTGTCCAGGAAGTCTGCTTTCAGACCAAGCACTCCAACCAGATTCAGTGAAACACTGACTTGAAGCATTTGATTTGAAGTTTATAACATTAAGATCTAATGTCCTGAGAACATACTGCATTCCCATATTTCTTCACAGAGATTTCCCATCCTAATGAGAGTTTCATTAGACATCCAACTGTGTGAAAGGTTCAGTATTATATTCagtttcagtgtttcttttcaGCAATTTCAGAAAAATCTAACAATAGCTTAATTGTTTTAGCCTGGAACTGTCACCTGGGTTAAGAGGGCTTCTGGACGACTATGCTGCCTGATGCATGGGCTGCTCTTGGAACTCCTGTTGCATGAGGAGTGTCTGATTCTGCCATGCTAGTGAGCtctgtgttcctttctgtatCCTCTGTGTAAATTTGAGCCAAATGTGGCTTGTGATAATCTTATAAGTTTGTTGAATTAAACCCAAGAGACTCCCTAATGAGAGTGGCAGAGGCTACTTCCTTATCATCTTAGAGTACAATCCAAACTCCTGGTCTAGCTACAGAGCCTCTCATGGCTGCAACTCTTGACTGCCTCTTTGACTTCTAATGACTTCAACTTTCCTACAGAATATAGACACACTGGCCTCCCTTCTGTATCAGGAACAGGTTGAGTGCCTTCCCGTACTCAAAACCATTGCAGCCACTGTTCCCTAAGCCTTTAATGCATGTCCACCTAATCTTTACAAGGGTCATCCTTCTTGCCATCCAGATCATCTCTTAACAGAGACCTTCCCAACTATTCCCGATTTTATCAGTCTATTTTAATTATCTGTGTAGAACTTACAGTTATATCATGCTTCTTCTTTActtattcattgtatttttctgtcttcctccactagaatataagctccatgagaacaGGGACCTTATCCTTTTGTTACTGTTACCCCATTGCCAGCAggaactaaataaaatatatatataaagggagagaggaaaggtaGGACAGAGGGAGGTAAATTTGGGAGAAGAGGAGGTTGAATTAAAGACACAACAATGATTTACTGCCATGGGAGTTTATGGTGTTTGCTCACCTAAACATCCAGCAATAGGATGAACATAGAGCAAGCATATGTTAGAACCCTTTGGTGTCAtgataaatagaatcatataccATAGTGAATGGACTCTTTGCTCTCTCTCCACAAACCTGCTTCTCTCATAGCCTTCCCTGGCTCAGCTAATTTTATAAACAAGACAGTTAATGCCAGAACAGAACCTCAAACTTGCTGCTTCCTCCATTCCCCTTCCCTTCTATTAAGATTACCATTCATCTGGTTGTTAAGGCCCAAAGTACTGGAATCATCCCTGATTCCTTTCTTTTCACATCTGATTTCTCAGAAAATATTATGGGCTTCTTCCTCAAAATATACCTGAATCTGATCACCTCCACATTTTCAGTGCTGCCTGGTTTCCCTATATCCTCTCTTGCTCCATCAGTCACTACTTCCCACAATAgccaaatttatattttaaaaatatagatcgGCTAATCTCATCTCTTTACCAAAATCACCAAAGGTTTTCCTGTTGAACTTGAATTAAATCTCAATGCCTTACCAAGATTAAAATGCCTTCATAATTTGGCCCATGCCTACCTCCCTGGCCCTGTTGCCCTTTCAAGCCTGGCTTTTATCATCTATGAAATTatcgtgtatatatatatatatatatatacacacatgtatatatatgtgtgtatatatacatatatatatatggcttttAAACTGAGAGAACATCAAATTATGTTTTTAGAGAAGAGGTTTAACTATTTTAAGAGTAGAGGCTTTATGACTATTTTTCAACAATGCTTATGCTTGCTTGcatgaaaatcaacaaaatatctaaaataggGATTCATAATGTAAATGATGACAGGACAATAATATCCATTCTGAATACATAACAGACAAAAATTTTCActcaaaataacagaaaatgtaACATTTAAATAAACTCAAATGTGTAGAATTATATGAAGAAACTATAGTTCTTTAAAGAGAAACAAATTAAACTTCAGTGGAAGCATTCCCTATTCTAAAAGGAAAAACTGCCTACTTGAATTTCTCAGTTCTCCTCTAATTTATAAACATAACAGAAAGCCAATCAAGGTCGCATTTGGTGGACATCTATACAGTATATGCAAAAACAAAGTTAGACAGTGATATTTAGTTAAGAAACAATGAGTCAAGCATTAAACTTTGTGtcattaaatatttcaaagttaaaataattGAAGTTTGGTACTAGCAGATGTAAAAAcccataaacacacatatacacatgtgtagGATATGGTAAAGAACATATTTTAATCCAGTGCAGAGATTTGCAGGAGCCAGTGATACAAAAATTCCCATGAATTCCACAAACCCTGCCCTTCTTTGCTTTTTAAGGGTGAATATTAAAACACTAATAAACAATTTAGTGCAGTAGTAAAAAGTGTAGTCTGTGGAAGTAGACTGTCTaatttcaaatcctggctccactaCATGGAACTAACTAAGCAATGTACTTCCCCTCtccctaggcctcagtttcctacgTCTGAAAAATAGGGAAATCATACTACCTGCAAAAGGAAGAACTATTGTATTGTGTGGCTTCAGATGTAAAAGGCTTAGAACCTTCCTATATTCAGGGCATATAGGAAGCCTTGATAAGTGTTAAatgctatttaaatttaagtagTGAAACcttaaaatatctagaaaaaatGCAGGCCATATTTATGACTGAGGggaatatctgaaaaaaaaaaaaagctcacttGTTTGGATAGTACCTTTTCCTTAAATTACTGTCCACCTGCCAGCTTTTGTGGTACAAACCAGCATTGCTGCTTCACTGCATTTTTGCTTTCTGCAAAATCTCTTGGTCTGAAGAAAGGCTGCATTTTCTTTAGGAGGAGTCAGGCACTTGGCCCAATGTGATCAAAATTATGTCTCTGCTTCTCTTCTCCTACCACACAAGTCCCTCATGTGGGGTCCTCCCAAGGCCCAGATATTTGACTTAGCCCTCTGCTGAGGACTGAAATTAGAGATTGCATTGTACCTCTCTCCCCTCCAGAGGCAGCCCCAAAGTTCTTGTTAGTTACAGGAGACGGAGAGGCAGGGTTTTCCTCGCCTTTCCCTTAGCACCACTAGAAACAGGTTCCTTGATCTGGATGAGCGCTCTCTTCCACACACCCCGATGGGGAGTGGAGGGAGTAGAAGGTATGTTTAGTGAGCTGCTCCACAGGAGGAGACCTAGAGTAGTTGGAGAGTTTTGCCCCAAAAACGTGTTTCATCTCTGAGTTACACACTGGTAGCTAAAAGGTAATGACAGTTGGTCCACTTACTGAATCTTGGGTTCCAGGCAGAGGTTCTGTTTCTCCAAGGTCCCAAAGGATATGATTCCTTTGGCAATTAAATATACTCTCTGATGTTTGACTGTGCATGACAGCCATGTTTACCATGGTGGTGTCCTCCATCAAACAGCTTTTTCTTTCCTTGACAGGACCAGACTCTGTTTTGTATGCTTGTACACGAGTACAAAGGTATGCCCAGATAAAGATGTGTTTGAGTGTGAATATGCATTTGTGTGTTTTACTCATGTGAGCTCACAGGTGCATTTTTGTGTACTGGAAGGCATGGATGGGTCACTCAACTTATGCATTGTAACACTTTCACCCTAGAAGTACTTGGGTAATGGGCAGTGCCCCCAAGTGCCAATAAGAACCTAATCTGAGATTCAGTTGCACTTCTTATGTGTTATGTACGTCCTACCTCGGCGTCTTTGTGCACAATGGCTCTTCTGCTGGAGTACTCTTCCCTCCCCCTTCAGATCTTTCCCAGCTCCACCCTTACCACTTTTAAGATTTTAGCTTGAAGCACTTACAGGAACCTTTCAAGTCTCCCCAACTAGTTTCAGCCCCTTAGGCTATTTCACAGCACTTTTCATAGTTTTTAGTTATATATTAACAAGTGCTCTTCAAATACTCACAGTTGGAACAGTTCCTGCTACCAGATCATAAACTCATGAGGGCAGGATCATATCTCTCTTAACTCATGTTGAATTTCAAATTATTAGCAGGATACTGAGCACAGGGTACTCACTCAGTTCCTGAACTAGGAATTGCAAGAAAGACAAAACCCAGGACAGGCTGAGTCCATGGCAGTGAGATCAGCCGTCTGGATCTGGCTACCAGGGGGAGTAAGTTTGTAAACTTGGTGAGATTAGGATATCTTAGAATTCAGCCTGAATGCTTGCTTAATCTATATCCACTCAGGGATCAGCATCAAACCCAGAAAGTGAAAGTTCCCTGAGGGGTAGTCTTCAGcagcaagaaaaataagaaactatGCTCCCTTTTCAGTCAGGCTGGTGGAAGAGAGCCCCTAAGAACAGAGCACATGGTTGCAGCTTCTATAGGGCACCAATCTTGAGTGATATCTGGAAGGACACCAGGAAAGCCACAGGGCTGAGCTCACCCCCTTTGCTGTTCATGACTCTAGTTCTTCTAACTTTAGCCCTTTTAGCTTCTCCTCCAAGCTCTCCCAACCAAGCTCTCCCAACCATGCAGAGACAGCTCTTTCCCCCACCTCTCTTCCCATATCCTCCCCCTTTCACACAGACCAAAAGAATCAGACTTAGGCAGCACCTGACACTGGAGATTGGATAAAATTGCATCTCAAGATAGGCATAAGCAGAGCTCAGACTGGGGCCCCATCATGGCACAGTGGCAGGGGTATTTGGATCACACAGCACCCCCACCCTGTTGCCGGCTCTCATTCTTCCTCACTGACTGGACCAACATTGTCTCTGCAGTAAAGGGCGTCATAGTGAATTTGGTTCATAGTGCAACTGCATtcaagaatggggacattagggtAGTGGCTGTGGGGAAAGGGCACAGAGCCAAGATGTGGTCTGAACACCTAGGGCTCCTACGactgcctcagcttctccacaGCAGCATCCACGTCACCCCCAGTGGCAATGAGAGCCTGGAGGTTGGCTTCAGGATTCAGAAAGCCCATTGCCCGCAGCTGCTCCAGCTGTACCCAGAAGTGAGCTTCGGGCTGCAGCTGCTGGGGATTGGCTGCAGCCAGGGCTTGCAACATCTGGAGGAGGAGGGTAGTGTGGAAGCCCAGCCCCAGAGAGCCCTGTACTGTGGAAAGCtcaggggctggggcctgggggggATCCTCAGGCGTAAGGGTGCCCTCTCTCGGCTCAGTACCTCCTGTACTTCCCAGTGCTGCTAGACAAGGCGTGAGCCAGAGTAGGAGGCTAGGTGCTTCAGCAGCCAGGGTCTGCAGACCCTGCTCAATCTGCAGCAGGGCGTGCATGGCCCGAGGACTGGCCATGGCCGCCTGAAGATGCAGCATCAGTGGCAGCTGGCAGCGCATTTCATCCTGCAGCTGTGGGACAGGATTCAGGCTGGCTGGCCTCAGAGATCTTAGATAAGCTGGCAGTGGCAGCCGGGCATGCTCAGGGATCCCAGGAGAAGCTGCCATGGTGGAAGGTAGTGAAGGAGCAGATGGACCCCTGTGGGCAGGGCTCCCCTGCCCCGAGATGAGATCAGGCATGTTGGCATTGTGGCCGTCAGAGCCATTCCCTGCACTATCTTGGCCTCCGTCCTGTCCAGTACTGCTCTCTGTGGAGTATCTCAAGAAGGCTGGAGAGGATGACTTTCCTTTGATTGTTATTGACTCCCTGGGGAGAGGCTGACCTTCCTTAGGTTCCTGGGATGAGGGTGGAGCTGGGGGAGCTCGGTTTCGTGGTGGTGGTGGTTCTTGGCTGGGGCTGAGGGTGGACACAGACCCCTGCAGGTAGTTTCCCAGGGACTGAGAGGTCTCATGGAACTGCTGGAGATAGTCATAGAGCCCTATGTTTCCCAGAATGTTGGAGACCCTATTTCTAATTTCGGATATAGCCTCATCCCCAGGCCCCCTGCCTCGTCTGCCACCCAAGCCTCCATAGGTGGAAGCCCAAGGGTTAGGGAGAGGGTCACAATTCTCCATCCTTGAAGGTTGACAGCTTCCTCTGGTGGCATTAACGGTAGTGGCATTAGCAAAGGGATTGCCACCAAACTGCTCCTGTATAGCATTAAGCATTGGGTCCATGATATCTGTGTACATGGTACAAAGCACATTGTAGCCACCGGGGATGCTCTCCAGGTTACTGAGTGCCCGGTCCTGGCTACGCATCATCTCTTGCATCACAGCTGGATTGCGTAGAAACTCCAGCGTCTGCCGCATGATTTCAGGGTTGTTGAGAATATGCCCAATATCAGGGTTGTGCTGGATCAGCTGCTGCATGTGGGGGTTGTTGAGAATCAGCTGGTACACAAGGCCTGTGTTAGATAGCAGACCCTGGGTGAAGATGTCATCAATGATCTGAGCCACTAATTCAGGCACAGATACGTGCTGAGACATGAGTGAGCTGGGCTGGTTGGGGAAACTACCAGAGGTCAGTCTTAGCCCACGGAGGCCTGTGAGAACACCCAAGCTAAAGGTGGGTGGTCCCTCTGCTGAGTAAATGGAGCTCAGCTGAGGGAGCAGCCCAGGGCTTAGGGCTGGGGTGAGGACTGAAGCAGCGGGGCGCTCAGTGGCCAGGGTGTGGCGTGGCATCTTGATAACTAGGTGTATAGTGAGGCCATCTCGCACTCCACACTGTGCTAATGAGTCAGAGTCCTTGAGGATTTTGCCAGCAAAGATTAGGACCAGCTGATCAGGGTGGGCCTTAAAGTGCTGGGATATCTCCTCCTTCAGCTGCTGGATGGTGCAAGTGTCTGTAACTGAGAAATCCTCCTTGTCCTTGGGTGTCTTCACTGTCACCTTGATGAGCTGGGGATCCTGGCCTGGTGCTGGGCTGCCCTGTGGCAGCGCCTCTCTGCGTTTGGCCATGGTAGGCAGCAGGAGGCCCAGGTCTGTGGGGACACAGCTGGGGGATGGGGATGGGAGACGAAGATCACCTTTTGGGCAGTGATGAGAGTAGGAAATGTGATTGGTAAAAGGGCCCGGCATCTTGGGGTGGGGAAGCTGGAGTATCCACATGGAAGGGGCTGTGAGGCCTTTAGGATAGGATGCTTTGGAAGACTATGGATTTGAGAGATATCAGGATCAGGGGAGGGAAACCTGAGGCCCTGGGAAAGAGGTCTCTATTTGCTGAGTAAAGAGGCAAAGTCAGGAAAAAGGGCCCAGTCTGAGGAATACATACCAATCAGCTGTAGCCCTGTCCTTCCTCTTATACAGGGCTCCACACTGCCCTCATCTTGCTAACAGCCACCCATGAAGCCTTCTGGTCAGAACTCACTCTGTCAGGTCGCCTCTGTGATGTCAGCTCTGACATCACAGCCTCATACAATGGCTTCTTGAGACTTCTTCG from Manis pentadactyla isolate mManPen7 chromosome 9, mManPen7.hap1, whole genome shotgun sequence includes the following:
- the LOC118933074 gene encoding ubiquilin-3, yielding MWILQLPHPKMPGPFTNHISYSHHCPKGDLRLPSPSPSCVPTDLGLLLPTMAKRREALPQGSPAPGQDPQLIKVTVKTPKDKEDFSVTDTCTIQQLKEEISQHFKAHPDQLVLIFAGKILKDSDSLAQCGVRDGLTIHLVIKMPRHTLATERPAASVLTPALSPGLLPQLSSIYSAEGPPTFSLGVLTGLRGLRLTSGSFPNQPSSLMSQHVSVPELVAQIIDDIFTQGLLSNTGLVYQLILNNPHMQQLIQHNPDIGHILNNPEIMRQTLEFLRNPAVMQEMMRSQDRALSNLESIPGGYNVLCTMYTDIMDPMLNAIQEQFGGNPFANATTVNATRGSCQPSRMENCDPLPNPWASTYGGLGGRRGRGPGDEAISEIRNRVSNILGNIGLYDYLQQFHETSQSLGNYLQGSVSTLSPSQEPPPPRNRAPPAPPSSQEPKEGQPLPRESITIKGKSSSPAFLRYSTESSTGQDGGQDSAGNGSDGHNANMPDLISGQGSPAHRGPSAPSLPSTMAASPGIPEHARLPLPAYLRSLRPASLNPVPQLQDEMRCQLPLMLHLQAAMASPRAMHALLQIEQGLQTLAAEAPSLLLWLTPCLAALGSTGGTEPREGTLTPEDPPQAPAPELSTVQGSLGLGFHTTLLLQMLQALAAANPQQLQPEAHFWVQLEQLRAMGFLNPEANLQALIATGGDVDAAVEKLRQS
- the LOC118933021 gene encoding ubiquilin-1-like encodes the protein MARAREEAGDSQLVSGRELSSHIIRVSVETPRDCHEFMLAENSSVHHFKKEISKRLNCDADRLVLIYTGKILRDQDKLSQRGILDGTTVHLLVRTHLKGTLPSPAGHCTHRSEPSTSETAGMLARMGQLAQSSSKLADFLGQLAQLLMDVPESVVQSLDMAQGLSSEKTANASHVSESSRPGKKPEPALKPREILQNPARQQEPLQADKHGLELLKAVPGGNNAMRPVCFDIQQLMLYTLAPLVASKRHNPGSEPWSREANAHSSTDTTISTASVSTRPLAQEVSAGGAAQAKGTAPNWANSGCRTSVPDLSPGQDLPSQESQEPTGKATLTSQQRPSPSALHRALHVLQQNPALLYQLATGSPRQYHMPLLPILTNPRALQALIQIEKGLHTLSREVPGLRSYLWGPGRPHGDRGTPETRGGGQGHRTDPVESTWAVLQLLHALANGCSQFIQPAPFSSPLIEGLYQQELEHLKAMGFANLEANLQVLMDTGGDIHAAIESLLQEA